Proteins found in one Streptomyces sp. CB09001 genomic segment:
- a CDS encoding NADPH:quinone reductase has translation MSGTAPETMRAAYIDAVGPADAVRQGELPVPPVGPTDVLVRVAAVAANPVDTFVRSGAYATPLPLPFVVGRDLVGEVAVAGPGAAGFTAGQRVWCNSLGHAGRQGSFAQYATVAAERLYPAPSGIDAEHLVAAAHPAASAWLALFRHGRLRAGETVYVGGGAGNVGGAAVALAARAGARVVATARAEDAAEVRGLGAAEVLDHRAPDLEARVRGAAPDGYDVHLDTSGHGVLADAVDSLAPGGRLVAMVGLGTGPAALSVGGLYTKDASIVGFAISNATTADLAEAARGVAGVLADTPWRPRIADRLPLSMTAEAHRRLEAGEVRGRLVLRPS, from the coding sequence ATGAGCGGCACAGCCCCGGAAACGATGCGGGCGGCGTACATCGACGCCGTCGGACCGGCCGACGCCGTCCGCCAGGGAGAACTCCCCGTGCCGCCCGTGGGCCCCACGGACGTGCTCGTGCGGGTGGCGGCGGTGGCCGCCAACCCCGTGGACACCTTCGTACGGTCCGGTGCGTACGCCACACCGCTGCCGCTGCCCTTCGTCGTCGGCCGCGACCTGGTGGGCGAGGTCGCCGTGGCCGGGCCCGGCGCCGCGGGCTTCACGGCCGGGCAGCGGGTGTGGTGCAACAGTCTGGGCCACGCGGGCCGCCAGGGTTCCTTCGCCCAGTACGCGACGGTCGCCGCCGAACGCCTCTACCCGGCGCCGTCCGGCATCGACGCGGAGCACCTCGTGGCGGCCGCCCACCCGGCGGCCTCGGCCTGGCTCGCGCTGTTCCGGCACGGCCGGCTGCGGGCGGGGGAGACCGTGTACGTCGGGGGCGGCGCCGGGAACGTGGGCGGCGCCGCCGTCGCCCTGGCCGCCCGGGCCGGAGCCCGCGTGGTCGCCACGGCGCGTGCGGAGGACGCCGCGGAGGTGCGGGGCCTGGGCGCCGCCGAGGTCCTCGACCACCGCGCGCCCGACCTCGAAGCGCGCGTGCGCGGGGCCGCCCCCGACGGCTACGACGTGCACCTGGACACGTCCGGGCACGGGGTCCTCGCCGACGCCGTGGACTCGCTGGCGCCGGGCGGGCGGCTGGTCGCGATGGTGGGACTGGGCACCGGGCCGGCCGCACTGTCCGTGGGCGGGCTCTACACCAAGGACGCGAGCATCGTCGGGTTCGCGATCAGCAACGCCACGACCGCCGACCTCGCCGAGGCGGCGCGGGGCGTCGCGGGCGTCCTCGCGGACACCCCGTGGCGCCCGCGCATCGCCGACCGGCTGCCGCTGTCGATGACGGCCGAGGCCCACCGCAGGCTGGAGGCCGGCGAGGTGCGGGGGCGGCTGGTCCTCAGGCCCTCTTGA
- a CDS encoding fucose isomerase → MTAYTLPVLHEPPAAEPATVYTVTSGDLRPAANTTCWPTQEKLEKDLSAALASLGRGVRRGHPVDEVKGHGFIDSQRAGIEVFKNLPRDAPLIVVEAVWQYSHHVLAGLRDHRGPILVVANWSGEYPGLVGLLGLAGSLTKAGIDYSVLWSPDFTDAWARDGLRTWLETGTLTHDTSHVRPLPPLPKDAETELGTALARQLREEKAIIGVFDEGCMGMYNAIIDDEFLNPLGIYKERLSQSALVAEMNKVADEEAQAVRTWLDDAGMTFHTGTDEATELTDAQLLSQFRMYIAALRISDDFGLDAVGIQYQQGLKDTVPASDLAEGLLNNVQRPPVRSRDGARELYAGAPLPHFNEVDEGVAVDSLVTNRIWTAMGLDPATTLHDIRWGEEYDGRFVWVFEISGSVPASHHGGYDKSYSMRQPPMFFPLGGGTLSGVSKPGEIVWSRVFLMDGRLHVDLGRASAVELPEEETRRRLDATNPQWPIMHAVLHGVTRDQFMARHRANHLNVVYAPDAATADRALRAKAALFAELGVEVHLCGDVAL, encoded by the coding sequence ATGACCGCGTACACCCTGCCCGTACTCCACGAGCCGCCGGCCGCCGAGCCGGCCACCGTATACACCGTGACCAGCGGCGATCTCCGCCCGGCCGCCAACACCACCTGCTGGCCCACCCAGGAGAAGCTGGAGAAGGACCTCTCGGCCGCCCTCGCCTCCCTGGGCCGCGGGGTGCGCCGCGGCCACCCGGTCGACGAGGTCAAGGGCCACGGGTTCATCGACAGTCAGCGCGCCGGCATCGAGGTCTTCAAGAACCTGCCCAGGGACGCCCCGCTGATCGTCGTCGAGGCCGTGTGGCAGTACAGCCATCACGTCCTCGCCGGACTCCGCGACCACCGCGGACCGATCCTGGTCGTGGCCAACTGGAGCGGTGAGTACCCGGGCCTGGTCGGCCTGCTGGGCCTGGCCGGCAGCCTCACCAAGGCGGGCATCGACTACTCGGTGCTGTGGAGCCCCGACTTCACCGACGCGTGGGCGCGCGATGGCCTGCGGACCTGGCTGGAGACGGGCACCCTGACCCATGACACCAGCCACGTCCGGCCCCTGCCCCCGCTGCCGAAGGACGCCGAGACCGAACTGGGCACGGCCCTCGCCCGGCAGCTGCGCGAGGAGAAGGCGATCATCGGCGTCTTCGACGAGGGCTGCATGGGCATGTACAACGCGATCATCGACGACGAGTTCCTCAATCCTCTCGGCATCTACAAGGAACGCCTCTCGCAGAGCGCCCTGGTCGCGGAGATGAACAAGGTCGCCGACGAGGAGGCCCAGGCCGTCCGCACCTGGCTCGACGACGCCGGCATGACCTTCCACACCGGGACCGACGAGGCCACCGAACTCACCGACGCCCAACTGCTCAGCCAGTTCAGGATGTACATCGCCGCACTGCGCATCTCCGACGACTTCGGACTCGACGCGGTCGGCATCCAGTACCAGCAGGGTCTCAAGGACACCGTCCCGGCCAGCGACCTCGCCGAGGGCCTGCTGAACAACGTCCAGCGCCCGCCGGTGCGCAGCCGCGACGGCGCCCGCGAGCTGTACGCCGGCGCGCCGCTCCCGCACTTCAACGAGGTCGACGAGGGCGTCGCCGTCGACTCCCTGGTCACCAACCGCATCTGGACGGCGATGGGCCTCGACCCGGCCACCACGCTGCACGACATCCGCTGGGGCGAGGAGTACGACGGCCGCTTCGTCTGGGTCTTCGAGATCTCCGGCTCCGTCCCCGCCTCCCACCACGGCGGCTACGACAAGTCGTACAGCATGCGGCAGCCGCCGATGTTCTTCCCGCTCGGCGGCGGCACCCTCAGCGGGGTCTCCAAGCCCGGCGAGATCGTCTGGTCGCGCGTCTTCCTGATGGACGGCCGCCTCCACGTCGACCTCGGCCGCGCGAGCGCCGTCGAGCTGCCCGAGGAGGAGACCCGGCGCCGGCTGGACGCCACCAACCCGCAGTGGCCGATCATGCACGCGGTCCTGCACGGCGTCACCCGCGACCAGTTCATGGCCCGCCACCGCGCCAACCACCTCAACGTCGTCTACGCGCCCGACGCGGCCACCGCCGACCGGGCGCTGCGGGCCAAGGCCGCCCTCTTCGCCGAGCTGGGCGTCGAGGTGCACCTGTGCGGCGACGTGGCGCTGTAG
- a CDS encoding FGGY-family carbohydrate kinase — protein MPRNAVIGVDIGTSSSKGVLVGLDGTLIRSAVREHTPARPGPGRFEMDAAVWWDEFTALARELAAPGDVTVTAVGVSGMGPCVLLTDEHDTPLRPAILYGVDTRSVRQIERIEARLGADEIIRRGGSALTTQAAGPKIAWVADEEPERYARARRLYMPSSWLVRRLTGAYVLDHHSASQCTPLYDTHARQWHAPWAAEVAPGIELPPLRWSGEAAGTLTPDAARDTGLPAGIPVTTGTIDAWAEALSVGAQHTGDLMLMYGTTMFLVHTVPEPLTSESLWGTVGALPGTRNLAGGMATSGAVTNWLRDLFADGDHTVLTRQAAESGPGANGLLMLPYFSGERTPVMDPDARGVIAGLTLSHTRGDLYRAALEATGFGVRHNIEVIEAAGGDIRRVVAVGGGTQGDLWTQIVSDITGRPQELRTTTIGASYGGALLAAGLVQDVSVDDWNPVRATVAPRPEHARRYDDLYALYRRLYPDTSDVVHTLATFQDR, from the coding sequence ATGCCTCGCAACGCAGTCATCGGTGTGGACATCGGCACCTCGAGCAGCAAGGGCGTACTCGTCGGCCTCGACGGCACCCTGATCCGCTCGGCCGTACGGGAACACACCCCCGCCAGGCCGGGTCCCGGCCGCTTCGAGATGGACGCCGCCGTCTGGTGGGACGAGTTCACCGCCCTCGCCCGCGAACTGGCCGCCCCCGGCGACGTCACCGTGACCGCCGTCGGCGTCAGCGGCATGGGCCCCTGCGTCCTGCTGACCGACGAGCACGACACACCGCTGCGCCCCGCGATCCTCTACGGCGTGGACACCCGCTCGGTCCGCCAGATCGAGCGGATCGAGGCACGGCTCGGCGCCGACGAGATCATCCGCCGGGGCGGTTCCGCCCTCACCACCCAGGCGGCCGGGCCCAAGATCGCCTGGGTCGCCGACGAGGAACCGGAGCGCTACGCCCGCGCCCGCCGCCTCTACATGCCCAGCTCCTGGCTGGTCCGCAGGCTCACCGGTGCCTACGTCCTTGACCACCACTCGGCCAGCCAGTGCACACCGCTCTACGACACCCACGCCCGCCAGTGGCACGCCCCCTGGGCCGCCGAGGTCGCCCCCGGCATCGAACTGCCGCCGCTGCGCTGGTCCGGCGAGGCCGCGGGCACCCTCACCCCGGACGCCGCCCGGGACACCGGCCTGCCCGCCGGCATCCCGGTCACCACCGGCACGATCGACGCCTGGGCGGAGGCCCTGAGTGTGGGCGCCCAGCACACCGGCGACCTGATGCTGATGTATGGCACCACCATGTTCCTCGTCCACACCGTCCCCGAGCCCCTCACCAGCGAGTCCCTGTGGGGTACGGTCGGCGCCCTGCCCGGCACCCGCAACCTGGCCGGCGGCATGGCCACCTCCGGGGCGGTCACCAACTGGCTGCGGGACCTGTTCGCCGACGGCGACCACACCGTCCTGACCCGGCAGGCGGCCGAGTCCGGACCCGGCGCCAACGGCCTGCTGATGCTGCCGTACTTCTCCGGTGAACGCACACCGGTCATGGACCCGGACGCCCGCGGCGTGATCGCCGGCCTGACGCTCTCCCACACCCGCGGCGACCTCTACCGGGCGGCCCTGGAGGCCACCGGCTTCGGCGTCCGGCACAACATCGAGGTGATCGAGGCGGCCGGCGGCGACATCCGCCGCGTGGTCGCCGTCGGCGGCGGCACGCAGGGCGACCTGTGGACGCAGATCGTCTCCGACATCACCGGCCGCCCGCAGGAACTGCGCACCACCACCATCGGCGCGAGTTACGGCGGCGCGCTGCTGGCCGCCGGGCTCGTCCAGGACGTCTCCGTCGACGACTGGAACCCGGTGCGCGCCACGGTGGCACCGCGCCCCGAACACGCCCGGCGCTACGACGACCTCTACGCCCTCTACCGGCGCCTCTACCCGGACACCTCGGACGTCGTCCACACCCTGGCGACCTTCCAGGACCGCTGA